From the genome of Candidatus Binataceae bacterium, one region includes:
- a CDS encoding prolyl oligopeptidase family serine peptidase gives MIAGGCDLDEKGIRRAHFWLPHALASCLMALLLGLGVGCRSASTRELRRNRNIEPFNFKVSSGRDEFQIEGYLARPGRSGRWPTLLILDPNAGTAGRCITREDHFTQLGLNLACISLPGNGKSSGPGRFVGPQAVAATQHALDLLAGRPDVDRARMGVWGLGNGAVAAGLVMDRDERARVVILQSGTYDLPEFWPKARLLTKLSILHQVWPSKRVLKERSVIDHLPRKLDCKVLILHGRKDRHAPVAQAEQLAVALRERGAEVQTRFFTHGGDRLGTRVDQTVAQFLRQNLAVD, from the coding sequence ATGATTGCTGGTGGCTGCGATCTGGATGAGAAAGGCATAAGGCGGGCTCATTTCTGGCTACCACACGCCCTCGCATCCTGCTTGATGGCCCTGCTGCTGGGGCTGGGCGTGGGTTGTCGCTCCGCCTCCACCCGCGAATTGCGGCGTAACCGCAATATCGAGCCGTTCAATTTCAAGGTCAGTTCAGGACGCGATGAATTTCAGATCGAGGGCTATTTGGCTCGTCCCGGTCGCTCCGGCCGCTGGCCCACCCTGCTGATTCTGGATCCCAACGCCGGCACTGCAGGTCGATGTATCACGCGCGAGGACCACTTTACCCAATTAGGGTTGAATTTGGCTTGTATCAGCTTGCCGGGCAACGGCAAGTCCTCCGGTCCCGGTCGTTTCGTGGGTCCGCAGGCGGTGGCCGCCACGCAGCATGCGTTGGATTTGTTGGCCGGACGGCCTGATGTCGACCGCGCGCGAATGGGGGTTTGGGGATTAGGTAACGGTGCCGTGGCCGCGGGTCTGGTGATGGACCGGGACGAGCGGGCGCGGGTGGTCATCTTGCAGTCGGGTACATATGATTTACCCGAATTCTGGCCTAAAGCCCGCCTGCTGACCAAATTGTCCATCCTCCATCAGGTTTGGCCGAGTAAGCGGGTCCTTAAGGAGCGCAGCGTAATCGACCATTTGCCCCGTAAACTCGATTGCAAAGTGCTGATCCTGCACGGTCGCAAGGATCGTCACGCGCCGGTGGCCCAAGCGGAGCAATTGGCCGTCGCCCTGCGCGAGCGCGGGGCCGAGGTCCAGACCCGCTTTTTCACTCATGGCGGCGATCGGTTGGGGACGCGGGTGGATCAAACGGTGGCGCAGTTCTTGCGCCAGAACCTGGCGGTGGACTAA
- the bcp gene encoding thioredoxin-dependent thiol peroxidase encodes MSQSGTARNRVATPTHPLLNQPAPDFELPDAQGERVKLGDLHRTGWLVLYFYPKDMTPGCTTQACTFNSQVPVWSDVRIVGISGDSPASHQKFAQRYQLAFTLLSDTDHHVAEAYGVYKRKSLYGHQFMGIERTTFLIDRAGRVRQVFAKVKVQGHAEAVAAALAALKDRP; translated from the coding sequence ATGTCGCAATCTGGTACAGCTCGCAACCGCGTCGCCACCCCCACTCATCCTCTATTGAATCAACCTGCCCCTGACTTCGAACTACCCGACGCCCAGGGCGAGCGGGTCAAACTGGGCGACCTGCACCGAACGGGATGGCTAGTGCTGTACTTTTATCCCAAGGACATGACCCCAGGTTGCACTACCCAAGCTTGCACCTTCAATAGTCAAGTACCGGTTTGGTCGGATGTCCGGATCGTCGGTATCAGCGGTGACTCTCCGGCTTCTCATCAAAAATTCGCCCAACGCTACCAGCTCGCCTTCACTCTGCTTAGCGATACTGACCATCATGTGGCCGAGGCCTACGGGGTATATAAAAGAAAATCACTGTACGGTCACCAGTTCATGGGTATCGAGCGCACCACCTTCCTTATCGATCGCGCGGGCAGGGTGCGGCAGGTCTTCGCCAAAGTCAAAGTTCAAGGGCATGCCGAGGCGGTAGCGGCGGCGCTGGCCGCCCTCAAGGACAGGCCTTAG
- a CDS encoding homoserine kinase, which yields MAAYTELSPDLLEELAEDYAFGRLLNVAILTNGSVNSNYLLETAKGKYVLRIDEAKGEMEIKREIDLLSFLRKHSFPCPHPLQDRKGRYYREYQRRCLSISKHAEGRSPMPHKLRLSQLETIGRALGELHVIGKGYKKGIDNRFSFERISDLFLHVKARLPTYFRRITRTLEDEIEYLDRYLESKLPKGIIHGDLFADNLLFRGERLVAMLDFEAACRGKFIFDIATAVNALCFVNNSYSLERFRHLLQGYESVRTLSLAEWDAFPNELRYSSLRFTITRLRDFFLHPVPEGQRTNKDFREFFERLQILRREKSGGMEALLMAMATGYDYRKYQKIRASEKP from the coding sequence ATGGCAGCATACACCGAGCTCAGCCCAGACCTACTTGAGGAGCTCGCCGAGGACTATGCCTTTGGCCGGCTTCTCAACGTCGCTATTCTGACCAACGGCTCGGTCAACAGCAACTACCTGCTGGAGACCGCCAAAGGCAAATATGTCCTGCGGATCGACGAAGCCAAGGGCGAAATGGAGATTAAGCGGGAGATCGATCTGCTGAGCTTTCTCCGCAAGCACTCCTTTCCCTGCCCCCACCCGCTCCAGGATCGCAAAGGGCGGTATTACCGCGAGTATCAGCGCCGCTGTCTGTCGATCAGCAAGCACGCCGAAGGGCGCAGTCCAATGCCGCACAAGTTGCGCCTGTCACAGCTCGAAACCATCGGCCGGGCCCTGGGCGAACTACACGTAATCGGCAAGGGCTACAAGAAGGGGATCGACAACCGCTTCAGCTTCGAGCGGATCTCCGATCTGTTTCTCCATGTCAAAGCGCGCCTGCCTACGTATTTTCGCCGGATCACGCGCACCCTGGAGGATGAGATTGAGTATCTGGACCGCTACCTGGAAAGCAAGCTGCCCAAGGGGATAATCCACGGTGATCTATTCGCGGACAATCTGCTGTTTCGGGGCGAGCGGTTGGTAGCAATGCTGGATTTCGAAGCGGCCTGCCGAGGCAAGTTCATCTTCGATATCGCCACTGCGGTCAACGCGCTGTGCTTCGTGAACAACTCCTATTCCCTGGAGCGCTTTCGCCATCTGCTCCAAGGTTATGAAAGCGTGCGGACCTTGTCTCTGGCCGAATGGGACGCTTTTCCCAACGAGCTGCGCTATTCCTCGCTGCGCTTTACCATAACGCGACTGCGTGACTTCTTTTTGCATCCCGTGCCCGAAGGCCAGCGGACCAATAAGGATTTTCGGGAATTCTTCGAACGTCTGCAGATCCTGCGCCGGGAGAAAAGCGGGGGGATGGAGGCTTTGCTGATGGCGATGGCGACCGGCTACGATTACCGCAAGTACCAGAAAATCCGTGCCAGCGAAAAACCTTGA
- the folE gene encoding GTP cyclohydrolase I FolE, with protein MASNATAAEEAVRSLITYVGEDPQREGLARTPTRVVKALEFLTHGYQQNAKEIINGALFVEEDYQEMIVCRDVDFFSLCEHHLLPFIGKAHVAYLPKRHIIGLSKLARLVELYARRLQVQERLTTQIANTIWEQLDPMGVAVVLEAEHLCMRMRGVEKQNSWVTTSAMLGVFRSNQTTRQEFMSFIRNGR; from the coding sequence ATGGCGTCTAATGCTACCGCCGCCGAAGAGGCGGTCCGCTCCCTTATAACCTATGTCGGCGAAGATCCGCAGCGCGAGGGGCTTGCTCGCACTCCGACCCGTGTAGTCAAGGCGCTAGAGTTCCTGACCCATGGCTATCAGCAAAATGCCAAGGAGATTATCAACGGCGCGCTGTTCGTTGAGGAAGATTATCAGGAGATGATCGTCTGCCGCGATGTCGACTTCTTCTCGCTGTGCGAGCATCACCTGCTGCCCTTTATCGGTAAGGCTCACGTCGCCTATCTGCCCAAGCGCCACATTATCGGACTATCCAAGTTGGCGCGCCTGGTGGAACTTTATGCCCGTCGCCTTCAGGTCCAGGAGCGCCTGACCACCCAGATCGCTAACACCATCTGGGAGCAGCTCGATCCGATGGGAGTCGCGGTGGTGCTGGAAGCTGAACATCTCTGCATGCGCATGCGGGGGGTGGAAAAGCAGAACTCCTGGGTCACGACCTCGGCGATGCTGGGGGTATTTCGCAGCAACCAAACCACGCGCCAGGAATTCATGAGCTTCATCCGCAATGGCCGCTAG
- a CDS encoding DUF4147 domain-containing protein — protein MHHAKAFQRAMNPIRDNSRADLEGIFRDAVAAVDAAALVTQALREQWAQHLAARRLSALAVGKAALPMAAAAHAALTIPPAQAMAIAPVIQSALADLLRAQGWQLYRGGHPLPDQDSLAAGRAVLAMAATLGPDDLLLVLLSGGASALMVAPPPGVSLEDKLAVTQALLRTRAAISEINTVRKHLSQLKGGRLAAAADGAEVLTLIVSDVRGNDLTTIGSGPTAPDPSSFEQARGVLIRHKLWGRAPEAVRSWLEAGMAGEIAESPKPGDPRLRRVRNVVIGDNERALAAAAASARGRGFEPHLSGDLYGEARAVGRRLAQELAQALPHQCLLAGGEPLVEVRGSGRGGRAQELALAAALELERLQPARSVALLCAGSDGVDGPTDAAGGFADNGSSGRARSRGLDPAAELARNNSYPVLEAAGDLFKSGATRTNVADLFIGLVY, from the coding sequence GTGCACCACGCCAAGGCCTTTCAACGGGCGATGAACCCCATTCGCGATAATTCCCGCGCCGACTTGGAGGGTATTTTTCGTGACGCCGTAGCCGCGGTTGACGCCGCGGCGTTGGTCACTCAGGCACTGCGCGAGCAGTGGGCACAGCACCTGGCGGCCCGGCGCTTAAGCGCCTTGGCGGTGGGCAAGGCGGCGCTGCCAATGGCGGCGGCGGCGCACGCTGCGCTGACTATACCGCCGGCGCAGGCGATGGCGATTGCGCCCGTGATCCAATCCGCGCTGGCAGACCTTTTGCGGGCGCAGGGTTGGCAGCTTTATCGCGGGGGTCATCCGCTACCCGACCAGGACTCCCTGGCGGCCGGGCGCGCGGTGCTCGCGATGGCAGCAACGCTAGGCCCCGACGATCTGCTCCTGGTCCTGCTCAGCGGCGGTGCATCTGCCTTGATGGTGGCGCCGCCTCCCGGCGTCAGCCTGGAGGACAAGTTAGCCGTCACTCAGGCTCTTTTGCGAACCCGCGCTGCCATAAGCGAAATCAACACCGTGCGCAAACATCTGTCTCAACTCAAGGGCGGTCGTTTGGCAGCCGCCGCCGACGGAGCCGAGGTGCTGACGCTGATCGTCTCCGACGTACGCGGCAACGACTTGACGACGATCGGATCGGGTCCGACCGCGCCCGATCCGAGCAGCTTCGAGCAGGCGCGTGGGGTTTTGATTCGGCATAAATTATGGGGACGCGCACCAGAGGCGGTGCGCAGTTGGCTGGAGGCGGGAATGGCGGGCGAGATAGCGGAAAGCCCCAAGCCTGGAGATCCGCGGCTGCGGCGGGTCAGGAACGTGGTTATTGGCGACAACGAGCGCGCGCTGGCGGCGGCGGCCGCCAGCGCGCGCGGGCGTGGCTTCGAGCCTCATCTGAGCGGAGATCTGTACGGCGAGGCCCGCGCGGTCGGCCGCCGCTTGGCCCAGGAGTTGGCGCAGGCTCTGCCGCACCAGTGCTTGTTGGCTGGCGGTGAACCGCTGGTCGAGGTGCGAGGAAGCGGCCGCGGTGGACGAGCCCAGGAGCTAGCGCTGGCGGCCGCCCTGGAACTGGAGCGCTTGCAGCCAGCCCGCTCAGTAGCATTGCTATGCGCGGGTAGCGACGGGGTGGATGGTCCCACCGACGCGGCGGGTGGATTCGCCGATAACGGCAGCAGCGGGCGCGCACGTAGCCGTGGGCTGGATCCGGCGGCCGAGTTGGCCCGCAACAACTCCTACCCGGTACTAGAGGCGGCGGGTGATCTGTTCAA